The Klebsiella sp. RHBSTW-00484 genome includes a window with the following:
- a CDS encoding efflux transporter outer membrane subunit — protein MEQDALPSFFTRSASRRTLIPLVAALWLVGCAQLPDAPPKAELKAVEIYGASTLPLNAQAVWPTQQWWRSYGDSQLNTLIDEALANSPDMTIAAARLRSAEARGQQAQSALLPQLSASATASQQRQSYNYLLPREMSPIGWKEYGQTTLDLSWDLDFWGKNRASLAAATSVIEATRAEQYQAQLELSAAVAMAYANLAQYYAERDSVAEVVEARRKTAELFDKRYHNGMETRSALHIAQSRLAAAQGELQVLDERIQLTRYQLAELLGAGPDRGLAIKRPQINLHNVRGLPQQLPLNLLGRRPDIAAARLMAQAQDSQVSAHKAAFYPNINLSAFIGFQALGLDNLIESGSKFGNAGPAIWLPIFSGGRLRGELRGAMAEYDIAAARYNATVTHALQEVASAGLSQKALTAQIASAQTAATEASEAWRVVSKRYEGGLATYIDVLYAQDSVLECQRRLAVVQSRAFSVDVALQRALGGGYQQPQDEEAKGSDDV, from the coding sequence ATGGAACAGGATGCCTTACCTTCATTTTTTACACGCTCTGCCAGCCGCAGAACGCTGATACCGCTGGTGGCAGCGCTGTGGCTGGTCGGCTGCGCGCAGCTACCGGATGCACCGCCTAAGGCGGAACTCAAAGCCGTTGAAATCTATGGGGCGAGTACGCTGCCGCTGAATGCGCAGGCGGTCTGGCCGACGCAGCAGTGGTGGCGTAGCTACGGCGACAGCCAGCTCAATACGCTCATTGACGAGGCGCTGGCAAACTCCCCCGATATGACCATTGCCGCCGCGCGTTTGCGCAGCGCCGAGGCCAGAGGCCAGCAGGCGCAATCGGCACTGCTGCCGCAGCTCAGCGCTTCGGCGACGGCTAGCCAGCAGCGTCAGTCCTACAACTATTTGCTGCCGCGAGAAATGTCGCCCATTGGCTGGAAAGAATATGGCCAGACGACGCTCGACCTGTCGTGGGATCTGGATTTCTGGGGCAAAAACCGCGCCTCTCTGGCGGCGGCGACTTCGGTGATTGAGGCGACCCGCGCGGAACAGTATCAGGCGCAGCTGGAGCTGTCCGCAGCGGTCGCGATGGCGTATGCCAATCTGGCGCAATACTACGCCGAACGCGACAGCGTAGCGGAGGTGGTGGAGGCGCGGCGTAAAACAGCCGAGCTGTTTGATAAACGCTATCACAATGGTATGGAAACACGCTCGGCCTTGCATATTGCCCAGTCGCGGCTGGCCGCCGCGCAGGGCGAGCTACAGGTGCTTGATGAGCGTATCCAGCTTACGCGCTATCAGCTTGCAGAACTGCTGGGGGCCGGGCCGGATCGCGGACTGGCCATCAAACGGCCGCAAATTAATTTGCACAACGTGCGCGGCCTGCCGCAACAACTTCCTCTTAACCTGCTGGGTCGTCGCCCGGATATCGCCGCCGCCCGCCTGATGGCACAAGCGCAGGATAGTCAGGTTAGCGCGCATAAAGCGGCGTTTTACCCCAACATCAACCTGTCGGCGTTTATCGGCTTCCAGGCGCTGGGACTGGATAACCTCATCGAATCAGGATCGAAATTCGGCAACGCCGGACCGGCTATTTGGCTGCCTATTTTCAGCGGTGGTCGCCTGCGCGGCGAGCTGCGCGGCGCGATGGCCGAGTACGATATCGCCGCCGCCCGCTACAACGCTACCGTCACCCATGCGTTGCAGGAGGTGGCGAGCGCGGGGCTGAGCCAGAAAGCCCTGACGGCGCAAATTGCCAGCGCGCAGACGGCGGCAACCGAGGCCAGCGAGGCCTGGCGGGTGGTAAGCAAACGATATGAAGGAGGTCTGGCGACGTACATCGATGTGTTGTACGCCCAGGATTCGGTACTGGAATGTCAGCGTCGGCTTGCCGTGGTGCAGTCGCGCGCCTTCTCTGTTGATGTCGCGCTACAACGCGCGCTGGGTGGCGGCTACCAGCAGCCGCAGGATGAAGAAGCAAAAGGATCTGATGATGTCTAA
- a CDS encoding TetR/AcrR family transcriptional regulator yields the protein MKNTRTEAKRQNILDEATQVFRELGYEGASMAEICARVGGSKATLYNHFASKDELFFEVMSRLCEEEFSAVLKLVEPSMLERGDITLALNQFGQRFLHFIYSPDVQSNQRLAIAGSGNNKLGDLIYQRGILRVQQLIADFLSLAMENGLLRHADPRITALHLSALLQAELMDRFLFRQQDRVSDEEVQQVTARAVEVFMAAYLPR from the coding sequence ATGAAAAACACCAGAACCGAAGCAAAACGACAAAATATCCTCGATGAAGCTACGCAGGTCTTCCGCGAACTGGGCTATGAAGGGGCCTCAATGGCGGAAATCTGTGCCCGCGTCGGCGGCTCTAAGGCCACGCTGTATAACCATTTTGCGTCAAAAGATGAGCTATTTTTTGAAGTGATGTCGCGCCTGTGCGAAGAAGAATTCTCCGCGGTGCTCAAGCTGGTGGAGCCATCAATGCTGGAGCGCGGCGACATTACGCTCGCGCTGAATCAGTTTGGTCAGCGCTTTTTGCACTTTATCTACTCTCCGGATGTGCAATCCAACCAGCGGCTGGCGATTGCCGGTTCCGGTAACAACAAGCTGGGCGATCTGATCTATCAGCGCGGCATCCTGCGCGTTCAGCAGCTGATCGCCGATTTTTTATCTCTCGCCATGGAGAATGGTTTGCTGCGCCATGCCGATCCGCGCATTACGGCGCTGCACTTGAGCGCGTTGTTGCAAGCAGAGCTAATGGACCGGTTTTTATTCCGTCAGCAGGACCGCGTTAGCGATGAAGAAGTGCAACAGGTTACGGCGCGCGCCGTCGAGGTGTTTATGGCGGCTTATCTTCCACGTTAA
- the pepE gene encoding dipeptidase PepE, protein MELLLLSNSTLPGKAWMEHALPTIAGQLNGRHSAVFIPFAGVTQTWDDYTAKTAAVFGPMGVAVTGIHSVADPVSAIENAEIVIVGGGNTFQLLKECRERGLLAPMVDVVKRGALYVGWSAGANLACPTIRTTNDMPIVDPQGFDALGLFPLQINPHFTNALPEGHKGETREQRIRELLVVAPELTIIGLPEGNWIQVTQGHATLGGPNPTLVFRAGEEAVTLNAGHRF, encoded by the coding sequence ATGGAACTGCTGTTATTGAGTAACTCAACGCTACCGGGCAAAGCCTGGATGGAACATGCGCTACCGACGATTGCCGGGCAGCTAAACGGTCGCCATTCTGCGGTATTTATTCCTTTCGCCGGGGTGACGCAAACCTGGGACGATTACACCGCGAAAACCGCCGCCGTCTTCGGCCCAATGGGCGTGGCGGTCACCGGTATTCACAGCGTGGCTGACCCGGTGTCGGCGATTGAAAACGCAGAGATAGTTATCGTTGGCGGCGGTAATACCTTCCAGTTGCTGAAAGAGTGCCGCGAGCGCGGCCTGCTGGCACCGATGGTGGATGTGGTGAAGCGCGGCGCGCTGTACGTCGGCTGGAGCGCGGGGGCTAACCTTGCCTGCCCGACCATCCGCACCACTAACGATATGCCGATTGTCGACCCTCAGGGCTTTGATGCGCTGGGGCTGTTCCCGCTGCAAATTAACCCGCATTTCACCAACGCCCTACCGGAAGGCCATAAAGGCGAAACCCGCGAACAGCGCATTCGCGAGCTGCTGGTGGTTGCGCCGGAATTGACAATTATCGGCTTGCCGGAAGGCAACTGGATTCAGGTGACGCAGGGCCACGCGACCCTCGGCGGCCCGAACCCGACTCTGGTGTTCAGGGCGGGAGAAGAGGCGGTAACCCTTAACGCCGGGCATCGTTTCTGA